One part of the Denticeps clupeoides chromosome 16, fDenClu1.1, whole genome shotgun sequence genome encodes these proteins:
- the cdkn1ca gene encoding cyclin dependent kinase inhibitor 1Ca: protein MSNARLSCALERLAARRTFPLHARTGACRSLFGPVDHDHVRLELAAQLDEISERDRGRWNFNFATHTPLSGRYEWDEVPAASVPPFFRDSAQDGSDPDPALGAEPLHGVGGASVGPVIPASQEKHGDSAKCRRRSCASPSPLITELFPRRKRGLSTKEPEKPGSAAAADGKPRKRSR from the exons ATGTCGAACGCGCGGCTCTCCTGCGCCCTGGAGCGGCTGGCTGCGCGGAGGACGTTCCCTCTCCACGCCCGGACCGGCGCCTGTCGGAGTTTATTCGGGCCGGTGGACCACGACCACGTCCGGCTGGAGCTCGCCGCGCAGCTGGACGAGATCTCCGAGCGCGACCGCGGTCGCTGGAACTTTAACTTCGCGACCCACACGCCGCTGTCCGGCCGGTACGAGTGGGACGAGGTCCCGGCGGCGTCGGTGCCGCCGTTCTTCCGGGACTCGGCGCAAGACGGCTCCGACCCGGACCCGGCGCTCGGCGCGGAGCCGCTGCACGGCGTCGGAGGCGCGTCGGTCGGCCCGGTCATTCCGGCGAGCCAGGAGAAGCACGGCGACAGCGCCAAGTGTCGCCGGCGGAGCTGCGCGTCCCCGTCGCCGCTGATCACAG agCTGTTCCCCAGGAGAAAACGGGGCCTGAGCACAAAGGAGCCGGAGAAGCCgggctccgccgccgccgccgacggCAAACCGCGCAAAAGGAGCCGATAG